Proteins encoded by one window of Porphyromonas vaginalis:
- a CDS encoding glycoside hydrolase domain-containing protein, translated as MKQRLAYSFHTTRQSLLTTLLVLPLLLSTGCSKVRESVFSSAPLLVDYVDVHQGTWDAEHSEEIFPIVQLPHSLLRIIPFKESLRSARIKGLPLYTPDIDGRPLFYLIPESAHTNQDPSGRLSFDFQEITPYSYHLYLDELQVNVDFSLTSMSGLYDLSSRDYNGSDTHQLSLYIDRRDSTTWEQVADDAIAAEVAYGGTSPTRIYLYLQLNTNIEQMTSSISPSDTTYERLTLQLQKPNKRIVAKYAISLISCEQAKRNLTTQIQSFEYSPLVKAARNEWQKTLRRVEVSGGTEVNMRKFYTALYRSHLWPVSISEDGQYYSPIDDSVHSDEGITQYSQDDLRYTYETNYPLLMLHAPDMMEEIIVSYLRAVRDSGGRLLAALDLGSVVYTDESPLLFLLTDALAKGLLDQDIKQAFEALRIAIDADPERRSGYKLWCLSQLANSIGYTALAREYAELSDTYSPEPGRLTAQQVASILEHPSDATPALLPEGQINIDSLFSSSLHSLNVNPDLFAFLFTYNLMGRPHDAQKFVRHTIDYFFGVGSFGYPGPDNYGSLSASLVFAMMGLYPVAPGINGYSIVAPSFNEININMGGGRHLTIKAQGASQVNKYISDLTIGGRPRTVYWVKHSQIASGGTISMFLSDTDN; from the coding sequence ATGAAGCAGAGACTCGCTTACTCCTTTCACACGACCCGACAGTCGCTCCTGACCACATTACTGGTGCTCCCACTACTCCTCAGCACAGGTTGTAGCAAAGTCCGAGAGAGCGTCTTCAGCTCTGCCCCCCTCCTCGTAGACTATGTAGATGTGCATCAAGGCACATGGGATGCCGAGCATAGCGAGGAGATATTTCCCATCGTACAGCTCCCGCATAGCCTACTGCGCATCATTCCATTCAAGGAGAGCTTGCGGTCGGCTCGTATCAAGGGGTTACCACTCTACACGCCAGACATCGATGGCCGCCCGCTCTTCTACCTAATCCCCGAGAGTGCCCATACGAATCAAGACCCCTCGGGGAGGCTGAGCTTTGACTTTCAGGAGATCACCCCTTACAGCTACCACCTATACCTAGATGAACTACAGGTCAATGTGGACTTTTCGCTCACCTCTATGAGTGGTCTCTACGATCTCTCCTCACGTGATTACAACGGCAGTGACACGCATCAGCTCTCCTTATATATAGACCGCCGTGACTCGACTACGTGGGAGCAAGTGGCCGATGACGCCATCGCCGCTGAGGTCGCTTACGGCGGCACCTCTCCGACACGCATCTACCTCTACCTGCAGCTCAATACGAATATAGAGCAGATGACGAGTAGCATATCCCCCAGCGACACTACCTATGAGCGCCTCACCTTACAGCTACAGAAGCCAAACAAGCGAATCGTCGCCAAGTACGCCATATCGCTCATCAGTTGCGAGCAAGCTAAGCGAAACTTAACCACACAGATCCAGAGCTTCGAATACTCGCCACTGGTCAAGGCGGCACGCAACGAGTGGCAGAAGACGCTGCGCCGAGTGGAGGTCTCTGGCGGTACAGAGGTAAACATGCGTAAGTTTTACACTGCCCTGTACCGCTCGCACCTATGGCCCGTAAGCATCTCCGAAGATGGACAATACTACTCGCCTATCGATGACTCGGTGCATAGCGATGAGGGGATCACGCAGTACAGCCAAGATGACCTAAGATACACCTACGAGACCAACTACCCCCTACTGATGCTCCATGCGCCAGATATGATGGAGGAGATCATCGTGTCGTATCTACGTGCAGTACGAGACTCTGGCGGACGGCTTCTAGCGGCACTCGACCTAGGCAGTGTAGTCTACACGGATGAGTCGCCTCTCCTCTTCCTACTGACCGATGCTCTTGCCAAGGGGCTCCTCGACCAAGACATCAAGCAAGCCTTTGAAGCTCTACGCATAGCCATCGATGCCGACCCAGAGCGACGATCGGGCTACAAGCTCTGGTGTCTCTCACAGCTCGCCAATAGTATCGGCTACACCGCACTCGCCAGAGAGTACGCCGAGCTCAGCGACACCTACTCTCCAGAGCCAGGCCGGCTGACGGCACAGCAGGTCGCATCGATCCTAGAGCATCCCAGCGATGCTACTCCAGCACTACTACCAGAGGGGCAGATCAATATAGACAGTCTCTTCAGCAGTTCGCTACACTCGCTCAATGTAAACCCCGACCTCTTCGCCTTCCTCTTTACCTACAACCTGATGGGTCGTCCACACGATGCGCAGAAGTTCGTACGCCACACCATCGACTACTTCTTTGGGGTAGGCTCCTTCGGCTATCCTGGTCCTGACAACTATGGCTCTCTCAGTGCATCGCTCGTCTTTGCCATGATGGGCTTATATCCTGTAGCACCTGGCATCAATGGGTACTCGATCGTCGCGCCATCCTTCAACGAGATCAATATCAATATGGGTGGCGGGCGTCATCTCACCATCAAAGCTCAGGGAGCCTCTCAAGTCAATAAGTACATCTCAGACCTCACCATCGGAGGGCGACCTCGTACCGTCTACTGGGTCAAACACAGCCAGATAGCCAGCGGAGGAACCATCTCCATGTTTCTCTCCGATACTGACAATTGA
- a CDS encoding DciA family protein, translated as MQRKDPKPLGEIISAWLSESPEVDQGLLELKALQYLRTRFYPLRRQIRELSISDHTLQMRITSASLRQEIRLTQQQLIEQINAHLQYDLIDEIIIR; from the coding sequence ATGCAGCGCAAAGATCCTAAGCCTCTAGGGGAAATCATATCAGCCTGGCTCTCCGAGAGTCCAGAGGTAGACCAAGGTCTCCTCGAGCTCAAGGCACTCCAATACCTGCGCACACGCTTCTACCCGCTCAGACGACAGATACGTGAGCTATCGATCTCAGACCACACACTGCAGATGCGCATCACCTCAGCTAGCCTGAGACAAGAGATACGACTCACGCAGCAGCAGCTCATAGAGCAGATCAATGCGCACCTACAGTACGACCTTATAGACGAAATCATAATCCGATGA
- a CDS encoding aminopeptidase C, producing MKKLLLPLLLLLSSIMLLAQSESTNRTDGAITPELLQKLQQATPKAPAERALHNSIVQNGMVLANAELATPPDDHFTYRVPTKGITDQQRSGRCWLFTGFNVLRAKFIKDNNLGEFYFSHCYSFFWDQLEKANLFLEGILETRTLPITDRKVEWLFQHPINDGGQFTGISDNLLKYGVVPSDVMPETYSSNNTSRLSSLIAKLLRQGGMELRSKAQQGATLAELRKDKETTLQAIYRLLCLNLGTPPTTFEYTLRDADGKILSTKEYTPLSFYKEHVGVNLKDDYVMIMNDPSQPYYETYAIEYDRHAWDGKDWTYINLPMEEIKEMAIASLKDGNMMYYSCDVGKELNKESGLLTLGYDDYEAITGVPMTMTKGERIASFDSGSTHAMTLVAVDLDKSGKPTKWMVENSWGATAGHQGYLIMTDEWFDAYTFRLVINKKYLTPRAKELQGKTPKLLPPWSPMFRAEE from the coding sequence ATGAAGAAACTTCTCTTACCCTTACTCCTATTACTATCCAGCATCATGCTACTAGCACAGAGTGAAAGCACCAATCGCACGGACGGAGCCATCACACCAGAGCTCCTGCAGAAGCTCCAGCAAGCTACTCCAAAAGCTCCAGCTGAGCGAGCCCTGCACAACAGTATCGTACAGAACGGCATGGTACTCGCCAATGCCGAGCTCGCGACACCGCCCGACGATCACTTCACCTACCGAGTACCTACGAAGGGGATCACCGATCAGCAGCGGTCTGGGCGCTGCTGGCTCTTCACCGGCTTCAACGTCCTGCGGGCTAAGTTCATCAAGGACAACAACCTCGGAGAGTTTTACTTCTCCCACTGCTACTCCTTCTTTTGGGATCAGCTAGAGAAGGCCAACCTCTTCCTCGAGGGCATCCTCGAGACCCGCACGCTCCCCATCACCGACCGCAAGGTAGAGTGGCTCTTCCAGCACCCAATCAATGACGGCGGGCAGTTCACCGGGATCTCAGACAACCTCCTCAAGTATGGTGTCGTGCCCAGCGACGTGATGCCCGAGACTTACAGTAGCAACAACACCTCGCGCCTCTCCTCACTCATAGCCAAGCTCCTCCGTCAGGGTGGAATGGAGCTACGTAGCAAAGCTCAGCAAGGTGCCACACTAGCAGAGCTTCGCAAGGATAAAGAGACTACCCTACAAGCCATCTACCGTCTCCTATGCCTCAACCTTGGCACACCGCCCACAACCTTTGAGTATACGCTCAGAGATGCCGACGGCAAGATCCTCTCGACCAAGGAGTACACCCCGCTAAGCTTCTACAAGGAGCATGTAGGCGTCAACCTCAAGGATGACTACGTGATGATCATGAACGACCCCTCGCAGCCCTACTACGAGACCTACGCTATCGAGTATGATCGCCATGCCTGGGACGGCAAGGACTGGACCTACATCAACCTTCCGATGGAGGAGATCAAAGAGATGGCTATCGCTTCCCTCAAGGATGGCAACATGATGTACTACTCTTGTGACGTAGGCAAGGAACTCAATAAAGAGTCTGGCCTACTCACCCTCGGCTACGACGACTACGAGGCGATCACGGGCGTCCCGATGACTATGACAAAGGGCGAGCGCATCGCATCCTTTGACAGTGGCTCCACACACGCTATGACCCTCGTAGCGGTAGATCTAGACAAGTCAGGCAAGCCCACCAAGTGGATGGTTGAGAACAGCTGGGGAGCTACTGCAGGACATCAGGGGTATCTGATCATGACAGACGAATGGTTTGACGCATACACCTTCCGCCTTGTAATCAATAAGAAGTACCTCACGCCACGTGCCAAGGAGCTCCAGGGCAAGACGCCGAAACTACTCCCCCCGTGGAGTCCTATGTTTCGTGCCGAAGAGTAA
- the rdgB gene encoding RdgB/HAM1 family non-canonical purine NTP pyrophosphatase, protein MKVLYLATHNAHKLLEIQSMLGDTCEVRSASSLGHYTAPDESASTLLGNATIKAQALYDLYHKPCIADDTGLFVEALGGAPGVHSARYAGRDGDDVANRKHLLDSLASHPEPWRAYFECVIVLIDSQGEQHHFVGRVAGRIIDHEEGSEGFGYDSLFVPEDFDKTFAMMTPQEKNSISHRTRAVEQLRTYLTKHSL, encoded by the coding sequence ATGAAAGTCCTTTACCTTGCCACACACAATGCTCACAAGCTCCTCGAGATCCAGTCGATGCTCGGAGATACTTGCGAAGTGCGCTCAGCCTCTTCGCTAGGACACTATACAGCTCCCGACGAGAGCGCCTCCACGCTCCTAGGCAATGCCACCATCAAGGCGCAAGCTCTCTACGACCTCTACCACAAGCCTTGCATTGCGGACGATACGGGGCTCTTTGTCGAGGCTCTAGGCGGTGCCCCTGGCGTGCACTCAGCCCGCTACGCCGGCCGTGATGGTGACGACGTGGCTAATAGGAAGCACCTTCTGGACTCCTTAGCCTCACACCCCGAGCCGTGGCGCGCTTACTTCGAGTGTGTCATCGTACTGATCGATAGTCAGGGCGAGCAGCACCACTTCGTGGGGCGTGTAGCGGGACGTATCATAGACCACGAGGAGGGTTCCGAGGGCTTTGGCTACGACAGCCTCTTCGTGCCAGAGGACTTTGACAAGACCTTTGCCATGATGACCCCACAGGAGAAGAACAGCATCAGCCACCGCACACGAGCCGTAGAGCAGCTACGCACTTATCTTACCAAGCACAGCCTATGA
- a CDS encoding MmcQ/YjbR family DNA-binding protein, whose product MNGISQIDELCRQLPYCEVDAPFGPEVVTYRLSRRIFALLWLEHDPGMVSLKVNPDLIEPLLDRHSDLQPAFHLNKKHWIQLELPTSESEAWIARLLRHSYAQVWRKLPKIQQRLLPLGIDIYNQAQNEQDLL is encoded by the coding sequence ATGAATGGGATAAGCCAAATAGATGAGCTCTGTCGCCAGTTGCCCTACTGCGAGGTGGATGCGCCTTTTGGTCCGGAGGTGGTGACCTACCGTCTGTCGCGGCGCATCTTTGCGCTGCTATGGCTGGAGCATGACCCAGGCATGGTGTCGCTCAAGGTGAACCCTGACTTGATAGAGCCATTGCTAGACCGGCATAGCGACCTGCAGCCCGCCTTTCACCTCAATAAGAAGCACTGGATACAGCTGGAGCTACCGACTAGTGAGTCTGAGGCGTGGATCGCTCGGCTCCTACGTCACTCCTATGCGCAGGTGTGGCGCAAGCTCCCGAAGATCCAGCAGCGTCTCCTGCCTCTCGGAATAGACATCTACAACCAAGCACAGAATGAGCAAGATCTCCTTTGA
- a CDS encoding biotin--[acetyl-CoA-carboxylase] ligase, which produces MSKISFEITELDHPIESTYDYLVKLLKERPDLPSGTVIHTDYQTAGRGQLNNSWFSSPRLNALPSIYLRLDRPLQQIWSISEATAIAVYKSYKEQLSSEDTIEIKWPNDIFVNDHKIAGILIHNALAEGSVAETIIGIGMNINEGAFPPELPQAISLRLVTGQTYDVKAFLRQMLRHLGEQLARQDYATLHAEYNDLLYQRGIPARYRDVATEEAFDATIQEVSPQGQLVLTTTTGQERRYAFKEIVYL; this is translated from the coding sequence ATGAGCAAGATCTCCTTTGAGATAACCGAACTAGACCACCCCATAGAGAGCACCTACGACTACCTAGTCAAGCTCCTAAAGGAGAGACCCGACCTCCCCTCGGGGACCGTCATACATACGGACTATCAGACGGCGGGGCGTGGACAGCTAAACAATAGCTGGTTTAGCAGTCCTCGGCTCAATGCACTCCCTTCGATTTACCTCCGTCTAGATCGACCTTTGCAGCAGATCTGGTCTATCAGTGAGGCGACCGCCATAGCGGTTTATAAGAGCTACAAGGAGCAGCTTTCGAGCGAAGATACGATTGAGATCAAGTGGCCCAACGATATCTTCGTCAATGACCACAAGATAGCCGGCATACTGATCCACAACGCGCTGGCCGAGGGCTCGGTCGCAGAGACGATCATCGGTATCGGGATGAATATCAACGAGGGAGCCTTCCCGCCTGAGCTCCCGCAAGCGATCTCTTTGCGTCTCGTGACGGGGCAGACTTATGATGTGAAAGCTTTCCTCCGCCAGATGCTCCGTCATCTAGGGGAGCAACTCGCTCGTCAAGACTATGCGACACTGCACGCAGAGTACAACGACCTGCTCTACCAGCGAGGTATACCAGCTCGCTACCGTGATGTCGCCACCGAGGAGGCGTTTGATGCGACAATCCAGGAGGTAAGCCCTCAGGGGCAGCTCGTCCTAACGACCACCACGGGGCAGGAGCGACGCTACGCCTTTAAGGAGATTGTATACCTATAA
- a CDS encoding TrmH family RNA methyltransferase, giving the protein MSERTKIEHRPLTHAEVKLIKSLQLAKYRRQSNLFIAEGEKLIGEMLPAYRCQLLVGTEELVEPLLERCPESIAEAVILPDPKQIERVSGLKSPRPLLALCEIPTVEAPQAIQQPTLLLDDVQDPGNVGTLLRTCDWMGIRQVLCTEGCADVYAPKVLQATMGALARVQVYRYTDRTALLTMLTQTEIPVIGTFIDGAPLRTLRLAPEQPYILVLGNEGNGISPDLSALVSQRITIPSPVDNHCESLNVAVAGAIVMAHLIL; this is encoded by the coding sequence ATGTCTGAGCGCACAAAGATAGAGCACCGCCCCCTCACCCATGCTGAGGTGAAGCTGATTAAAAGCTTGCAACTGGCGAAGTATCGTCGGCAGTCGAACCTCTTTATCGCTGAGGGTGAGAAGCTAATCGGCGAGATGCTACCAGCTTATCGCTGCCAGCTACTAGTTGGTACAGAGGAGCTAGTCGAGCCTCTGCTAGAGCGATGCCCAGAGAGCATTGCCGAGGCGGTGATCCTGCCTGACCCGAAGCAGATAGAGCGGGTGAGTGGACTGAAGAGCCCTCGTCCGCTATTGGCTCTTTGCGAGATCCCAACGGTAGAGGCTCCCCAAGCGATACAACAACCCACGCTCCTTCTAGACGATGTGCAGGACCCTGGCAATGTCGGGACACTGCTACGCACTTGCGACTGGATGGGCATCAGACAGGTCCTCTGCACAGAGGGATGCGCAGACGTCTATGCGCCCAAGGTGCTACAAGCGACTATGGGTGCTCTGGCGCGTGTGCAAGTCTATCGCTACACCGATAGGACCGCTCTGCTCACGATGCTAACGCAGACGGAGATACCCGTGATAGGGACCTTCATCGATGGCGCACCGCTTCGTACGTTACGACTGGCACCTGAGCAACCTTATATATTGGTATTAGGCAATGAGGGTAATGGTATCTCGCCCGACCTCTCTGCTCTAGTCTCTCAGCGAATTACGATTCCGTCGCCTGTCGATAACCACTGCGAGTCGCTCAACGTGGCAGTCGCCGGCGCTATCGTTATGGCGCATCTGATCCTTTAG
- a CDS encoding leucine-rich repeat domain-containing protein, with the protein MYKRLRIWLFVLLGTLLASSTLLAEGVITMTTSKAVGETISLGIEANGNVTIEGAQEVEADANGFKYYTIKSQVVVIRGDVTDLHCSENQLTSLDVSGCTALTELRCSENQLTNLNVSGCTALTKLYCFSNQLTSLDVSKNTALEMLYCSENQLTNLNVSDCTALTVLYCSENLLTSLDVSKNTFLTYLWCSSNQLTSLNVSDCTVLTMLNCSENQLTSLDVSKNTILKELYCSGNKLTSLDVSNNTFLTKLNCCCNQLTILNVSGCTILTQLDCFNNQLTSLNISKNIFLTQLDCSENLLTSLDISKNTALTKLACSSNQLTNLDVSKNTALKELYCVENQLTSLDVSKNTALTTIECDNIPLTSNP; encoded by the coding sequence ATGTACAAACGACTCCGCATCTGGCTCTTTGTCCTCCTCGGCACCCTCCTCGCGAGCAGCACTCTCCTCGCCGAAGGCGTCATCACGATGACCACCTCCAAAGCTGTCGGAGAGACAATCTCACTGGGTATTGAGGCAAATGGTAACGTCACCATCGAGGGAGCTCAAGAGGTTGAAGCGGACGCGAACGGGTTCAAGTACTACACAATCAAAAGCCAAGTGGTAGTCATCCGAGGCGATGTGACAGATCTTCACTGTAGCGAGAATCAATTGACGAGCTTGGACGTGTCGGGTTGTACCGCCTTGACAGAGCTTCGGTGCAGCGAGAATCAACTGACTAACTTGAACGTATCGGGTTGCACCGCCTTGACAAAGCTTTATTGCTTCAGCAATCAACTGACAAGCTTGGACGTGTCAAAGAACACCGCCTTGGAAATGCTTTACTGTAGCGAGAATCAACTGACTAACCTAAACGTCTCTGATTGTACAGCCTTGACAGTTCTTTACTGCAGCGAGAATCTACTGACCAGCTTGGACGTGTCAAAGAACACCTTCTTGACATATCTTTGGTGTTCCAGCAATCAACTGACCAGCTTGAACGTCTCTGATTGTACCGTCTTGACAATGCTTAACTGCAGCGAGAATCAACTGACGAGCTTGGACGTGTCAAAGAACACTATCTTGAAAGAGCTATACTGCTCCGGCAATAAACTGACCAGCTTGGATGTATCCAATAACACCTTCTTGACAAAGCTTAACTGCTGCTGTAATCAACTGACCATCTTGAATGTCTCTGGCTGCACCATCTTGACACAGCTTGACTGCTTCAACAATCAACTGACCAGTTTGAACATCTCAAAGAACATCTTCTTGACACAGCTTGACTGCAGCGAGAATCTACTGACGAGCTTGGACATATCAAAGAACACCGCCCTAACAAAGCTTGCGTGTTCCAGCAACCAACTGACTAACTTGGACGTGTCAAAGAATACCGCCTTGAAAGAGCTATACTGTGTAGAGAATCAACTGACTAGCTTGGATGTGTCAAAGAACACCGCCTTGACAACGATTGAGTGTGACAACATTCCGCTGACCTCTAACCCCTAA
- a CDS encoding leucine-rich repeat domain-containing protein, with amino-acid sequence MSKQLRIWLFVLLGTLFTSSSLLAEGVITMTTSERVGEEIQLIIKANDNVTIEGAQETGQANESGFKPYRLTSQTITIRGDLTELDCFNNQLTSLDVSKSAALEVLYCSDNKLTSLDVSKNSALTELNCFSNQLISLDVSKNIALKGLYCGENQLTSLDVSKNTALTILDCFSSKLTNLDVSKNVALTELNCYDNQLTSLDLSQNTALTDLDCSYNQLTSLDLSQNTALTKLDCSWNQLTSLDVSKNTALTSLSCFDNQLTSLNVSKNRALTTLSCGGNQLTSLDVSKNTALTELNCPDNQLTSLDVSKNTALESLECSINQLTNLNISGCARLDALYCFSNCINGEAMTKLVNSLPDRMGMSRGTLCIVSRSSKKIDKNRCSAADITTAKKKNWEVRQ; translated from the coding sequence ATGAGTAAGCAACTCCGCATCTGGCTCTTTGTCCTCCTCGGCACGCTCTTCACCTCCAGCTCCCTCCTCGCCGAAGGGGTCATCACTATGACCACCTCCGAAAGAGTCGGAGAAGAAATCCAACTGATCATCAAGGCAAATGATAACGTCACCATCGAAGGGGCTCAAGAGACTGGACAAGCGAACGAGTCCGGTTTCAAGCCCTACAGGCTCACTAGCCAAACGATTACCATCCGAGGCGATTTGACAGAGCTTGACTGCTTCAACAATCAACTGACGAGCTTGGACGTGTCAAAGAGTGCCGCCTTGGAAGTACTTTACTGCAGCGACAATAAGCTGACCAGCTTGGATGTCTCAAAGAACAGCGCCTTGACAGAGCTTAACTGCTTCAGCAATCAACTGATTAGCTTGGATGTCTCAAAGAACATCGCCTTGAAAGGGCTATACTGTGGAGAGAACCAATTAACCAGCTTGGACGTGTCAAAGAACACCGCTTTGACAATTCTGGACTGCTTTAGCAGCAAACTGACCAACTTGGATGTCTCAAAGAACGTCGCTTTGACAGAGCTTAACTGCTACGACAATCAACTGACCAGCTTGGATCTGTCGCAGAACACCGCCTTGACAGATCTTGACTGCTCCTACAATCAACTGACCAGTTTGGATCTGTCGCAGAACACCGCCTTGACAAAGCTTGACTGCTCATGGAATCAACTGACCAGCCTGGATGTGTCAAAGAACACCGCCTTGACATCGCTCAGCTGCTTCGACAATCAACTGACCAGTTTGAATGTATCAAAGAATAGAGCCTTGACAACGCTTTCTTGTGGAGGCAATCAACTGACCAGCTTGGACGTGTCAAAGAACACCGCCTTGACAGAGCTTAACTGCCCCGACAATCAACTGACCAGCTTGGACGTGTCAAAGAACACTGCCTTGGAGTCTCTTGAATGCTCCATCAATCAACTGACGAACTTGAACATATCTGGATGTGCTAGATTGGATGCTCTTTATTGCTTCAGTAATTGTATCAATGGCGAGGCTATGACCAAGTTGGTGAATAGTCTTCCTGATCGAATGGGTATGAGCCGTGGTACTCTTTGTATAGTAAGTCGCTCCTCTAAGAAAATCGATAAAAACAGGTGTAGTGCTGCTGACATAACTACCGCAAAGAAGAAAAACTGGGAAGTTCGACAATAA
- the dusB gene encoding tRNA dihydrouridine synthase DusB: protein MQIGTLDLGSRPLLLAPMEDVSDAPFRLLCKQFGASLVYTEFISADALVRYVPSTMRKMRIDPAERPVAIQIYGRDVETMCEAARIACQLEPDLLDLNFGCPVKRVAGKGAGSGMLRDPELLLEITAAVVATASCPVTVKTRLGWDHNSLIITELAPRLQACGIAALTIHGRTRSDMYKGSADWTLIGAVRSNPEIQIPIIGNGDITTGEEVRHAFDTYGVDGVMVGRAAIGQPWIFGEMRAAVDPTFTAPQLTSQQQLEILKEIVHKNIEKLDERRGILHSRRHLAATPLFKGIPNFRALRIAMLQAPTLADLDDVLAQVEPLLPPNSNL, encoded by the coding sequence ATGCAGATAGGCACCCTTGACTTAGGCTCTAGACCGCTACTCCTCGCACCGATGGAGGATGTGAGCGATGCACCCTTTCGTCTGCTCTGTAAGCAGTTTGGTGCTAGCCTCGTTTACACTGAGTTCATCAGTGCCGATGCGCTCGTGCGTTACGTACCCAGCACGATGCGCAAGATGCGTATAGACCCAGCAGAGCGTCCCGTCGCCATACAGATCTATGGTCGTGATGTGGAGACGATGTGCGAGGCGGCTCGTATCGCCTGCCAACTGGAGCCTGACCTGCTCGACCTCAACTTCGGCTGCCCCGTCAAGCGGGTCGCGGGCAAAGGTGCTGGCAGTGGTATGCTCCGTGACCCCGAGCTACTCCTCGAAATCACCGCCGCAGTGGTCGCTACGGCTAGTTGCCCCGTGACGGTCAAGACGCGTCTAGGATGGGACCACAACAGCCTCATCATTACCGAGCTGGCACCACGTCTACAAGCTTGTGGCATCGCAGCTCTGACCATCCATGGGCGTACGCGCAGCGATATGTACAAGGGGAGTGCCGACTGGACTTTGATCGGTGCGGTGCGCTCCAATCCTGAGATCCAGATCCCGATCATCGGCAATGGCGATATAACGACAGGCGAGGAGGTGCGGCACGCTTTTGACACCTATGGGGTGGATGGGGTGATGGTCGGACGAGCAGCTATCGGACAGCCATGGATCTTTGGCGAAATGCGCGCAGCCGTTGACCCGACTTTTACCGCTCCTCAGCTAACCTCCCAGCAACAGCTGGAGATCCTAAAAGAGATCGTTCACAAGAATATCGAGAAGTTGGACGAGCGCAGAGGCATCCTGCATAGTCGTCGCCACCTAGCCGCCACACCACTCTTTAAGGGCATCCCCAACTTTCGTGCGCTACGCATAGCAATGCTCCAAGCCCCTACCCTAGCCGACCTGGACGATGTGCTAGCGCAGGTAGAGCCTCTGCTCCCCCCCAATTCTAACCTCTAA
- a CDS encoding RsmD family RNA methyltransferase codes for MRIIAGKYGRRRLSPPKGLTLRPTTDIAKEALFNSLSAQYDIEGMRVLDLFAGIGSISLEFVSRGAASVTSIEKHPKHAAFIRSAADTLDKEILSTKQLLVLNRSVEQYLRQYDGEPYDLIFADPPYNLPWIKDIPDLLFASKAWCPSSIFVLEHPDTVDFAEFPRFAWHKSYSAVQFTCFAPTEE; via the coding sequence ATGCGCATTATAGCAGGCAAATATGGTCGTCGTCGTCTCTCCCCGCCTAAAGGGCTGACGCTCCGCCCCACGACGGATATAGCTAAGGAGGCACTCTTCAACAGCCTCTCGGCTCAATATGACATAGAGGGTATGCGGGTGCTAGATCTCTTTGCGGGCATCGGGAGTATCTCTCTAGAGTTTGTCTCACGGGGAGCCGCCTCAGTGACCTCTATCGAGAAGCATCCTAAGCATGCCGCCTTCATCCGGTCGGCCGCTGACACCCTAGATAAGGAGATCCTCTCGACCAAGCAGCTTCTAGTCCTCAATCGATCGGTAGAGCAGTACTTACGTCAGTACGATGGGGAGCCTTACGACCTGATCTTTGCCGATCCTCCGTATAACTTACCGTGGATCAAGGATATACCCGACTTACTCTTTGCCAGTAAAGCGTGGTGCCCTAGCTCTATCTTTGTACTAGAGCACCCCGACACGGTGGACTTTGCTGAGTTTCCTCGCTTCGCTTGGCACAAGTCTTACAGTGCCGTACAGTTTACCTGCTTCGCCCCGACAGAAGAATAG